Proteins found in one Herbiconiux sp. A18JL235 genomic segment:
- a CDS encoding BON domain-containing protein, with protein MTYVQGKVPTDTAIQQMVEDELASIPGLGSTQIGVGVGGRVATLSGDVSTLEQLSAATAAALGVTGVQGVANDIRIRALHHAPTDTLLAEAIVQRLAWNASVPDGAISVVVHEGNVILTGEVHWDFQRRVAESSIRHMRGVRWIDNRITLTPREPSRRIREHVRAALGRTALTHGCPIDVIVADGAVTLTGFVPSNRAKRQAEHIAWNEPHVTEVENRLEIGRRAHGAP; from the coding sequence ATGACCTACGTGCAGGGGAAGGTGCCCACCGACACCGCCATCCAGCAGATGGTCGAAGACGAACTCGCCTCGATACCGGGCCTCGGGTCGACACAGATCGGCGTGGGCGTGGGCGGCAGAGTCGCCACCCTCAGCGGCGACGTCTCCACCCTCGAACAGCTCAGCGCGGCCACGGCAGCCGCGCTCGGGGTGACCGGAGTGCAGGGCGTGGCGAACGACATCCGGATCCGGGCGCTCCACCACGCGCCGACCGACACGCTGCTGGCCGAGGCGATCGTGCAGCGTCTGGCCTGGAACGCGTCCGTGCCCGATGGCGCGATCAGCGTGGTGGTGCACGAGGGCAACGTGATCCTCACCGGAGAGGTGCACTGGGACTTCCAGCGCCGGGTCGCCGAGAGCAGCATCCGGCACATGCGGGGGGTGCGCTGGATCGACAATCGCATCACGCTCACGCCGCGCGAGCCGTCCCGGCGCATCCGTGAGCACGTCCGCGCCGCCCTCGGTCGCACCGCCCTCACCCACGGCTGCCCCATCGACGTCATCGTCGCAGACGGGGCCGTCACCCTCACGGGATTCGTGCCGTCGAACCGGGCCAAGCGGCAGGCGGAGCACATCGCCTGGAACGAACCCCATGTCACCGAGGTCGAGAACCGTCTCGAGATCGGTCGCCGCGCCCACGGAGCGCCCTGA
- a CDS encoding BON domain-containing protein, giving the protein MTITEAAGLTDAQIKKLVDDELRWTPGVDAPAIGVAVTNGVVTLTGEVPYYWHRHTAAKAVLRMRGVQAVANEITVRGSHDTPTDTEIATAIAQALHWSARIPTGEIDAEVHDGGVVLTGEVSWDITRQGAEREVAAVKGVRWVDNRITLAPRASAAGTHKRITDALERNALTDAEAIHVDVDGTTVILTGEVRSYDAKHQAELAAWRSPHVTRVRNDLIIDTHAAEVRP; this is encoded by the coding sequence ATGACCATCACCGAGGCGGCCGGGCTCACCGACGCGCAGATCAAGAAGCTCGTCGATGACGAGCTCCGCTGGACCCCTGGGGTGGACGCGCCGGCCATCGGGGTGGCCGTCACGAACGGCGTCGTCACCCTCACCGGCGAGGTGCCGTACTACTGGCATCGGCACACCGCCGCCAAGGCAGTGCTGCGGATGCGCGGTGTGCAGGCTGTCGCCAACGAGATCACGGTGCGTGGTTCGCACGACACCCCCACCGACACCGAGATCGCCACCGCGATCGCCCAGGCGCTGCACTGGTCGGCGCGCATCCCGACCGGGGAGATCGACGCCGAGGTGCACGACGGGGGAGTCGTGCTCACCGGCGAGGTCAGCTGGGACATCACCAGGCAGGGCGCCGAACGCGAGGTCGCCGCGGTCAAGGGCGTGCGCTGGGTGGACAACCGCATCACCCTCGCGCCGCGAGCTTCAGCAGCCGGCACCCACAAGCGCATCACCGACGCTCTCGAACGCAATGCATTGACAGACGCCGAGGCCATCCATGTCGACGTCGACGGCACCACGGTCATCCTGACCGGAGAGGTACGCAGCTACGACGCCAAGCACCAGGCCGAGCTCGCCGCCTGGCGATCACCTCACGTCACCAGGGTGCGCAACGACCTCATCATCGACACCCACGCCGCAGAGGTGCGACCATGA
- a CDS encoding pyridoxamine 5'-phosphate oxidase family protein, with protein sequence MSWTTRPHEIDAADVVETLGHEECWRLLAATSFGRLAVADEDGADIFPINHLVNDQLIYFRSAPGTKIVSLTERPGVAFETDGTENRQRWSVVLRGTARRLDVDAEIEASGVGALHTFTRSTKWNYFVISPRTLTGVRFTTEPDHRTRKDNS encoded by the coding sequence ATGAGCTGGACGACGCGCCCCCACGAGATCGATGCCGCCGACGTGGTCGAGACTCTCGGTCACGAGGAGTGCTGGCGCCTGCTCGCCGCCACCAGCTTCGGCCGACTCGCCGTCGCCGACGAGGACGGCGCCGACATCTTCCCCATCAACCACCTCGTGAACGACCAGCTGATCTACTTCAGGAGCGCCCCCGGGACGAAGATCGTCAGTCTCACCGAGAGGCCGGGGGTCGCCTTCGAGACCGACGGCACCGAGAACCGACAGCGCTGGAGCGTCGTGCTCCGCGGCACCGCCCGGCGCCTCGACGTCGATGCCGAGATCGAGGCCTCCGGCGTCGGGGCGTTGCACACCTTCACCCGCTCGACGAAGTGGAACTACTTCGTCATCAGCCCCCGCACGCTCACCGGCGTGCGCTTCACCACCGAACCCGATCACCGCACCAGGAAGGACAACTCATGA
- a CDS encoding BON domain-containing protein, with product MTLTERIALPSDGGQTASGAEIRRGAEGILSWLLRSPADDIRISVEPDGRVVLEGTLQHDHQRRIIERRMLSLAQVVSVDNRILVPTAACPEDLREQLLAALRSDEVIDPSRIYVTTYGTTVHLDGTVPSPEQRALAGRVILRHPAVHDLRNNLRILRSYL from the coding sequence ATGACTCTCACCGAACGGATCGCGCTCCCCAGCGACGGCGGTCAGACGGCCTCAGGTGCCGAGATCCGCCGAGGAGCCGAAGGCATCCTGTCCTGGCTCCTCCGAAGCCCAGCCGACGACATCCGCATCTCCGTCGAACCCGACGGCAGAGTCGTGCTGGAGGGCACGCTGCAGCACGATCACCAGCGTCGCATCATCGAACGACGCATGCTCAGCCTCGCCCAGGTCGTCTCCGTCGACAACCGCATCCTCGTACCCACCGCCGCGTGCCCGGAGGATCTCCGCGAGCAGCTCCTCGCGGCACTGCGATCCGACGAGGTCATCGACCCGTCGCGGATCTACGTGACGACCTACGGCACGACGGTGCACCTGGACGGAACCGTCCCCTCACCCGAGCAGCGAGCACTCGCCGGCCGGGTGATCCTGCGGCATCCCGCCGTTCACGACCTCCGCAACAACCTTCGAATCCTGAGGAGCTACCTATGA
- a CDS encoding pyridoxamine 5'-phosphate oxidase family protein, giving the protein MDDTIDAMHILDDHECWERLRENSFGRLVVNAAGEIDVFPVNYVGADDALYLRTAPGTKLLELTIHPEVVFEIDCVDDGSAYSVVVKGTAEELQKQSEIDEAEALPLVPLLPTLKYRWVRIRPTTLSGRAFRRAPEPDRY; this is encoded by the coding sequence ATGGACGACACGATCGACGCGATGCACATCCTCGACGACCATGAGTGCTGGGAGCGACTGCGCGAGAACTCGTTCGGGCGCCTCGTCGTGAATGCGGCGGGTGAGATCGACGTCTTCCCAGTGAACTATGTCGGCGCCGACGACGCGCTCTACCTGCGCACCGCTCCGGGCACGAAGCTGCTCGAACTGACCATCCACCCCGAGGTCGTGTTCGAGATCGACTGCGTCGACGACGGCAGCGCCTACAGCGTCGTGGTTAAGGGCACCGCCGAGGAACTGCAGAAGCAGAGCGAGATCGACGAGGCCGAGGCCCTGCCGCTCGTACCGCTGCTTCCCACCCTGAAATACCGGTGGGTGCGCATCCGGCCCACCACCCTGAGCGGCCGCGCCTTCCGGCGTGCACCCGAACCCGACCGCTACTGA
- a CDS encoding flavodoxin domain-containing protein, whose amino-acid sequence MNENVARARVVVLYESMFGATRRIAEVIAEQLRPFADVVVVDAVAADLADVTRADLLVAGAPTHVFGLSSETTRHEARNIAERSKGDLVLEHTDPTRGLRELLRALPWAPRQAHVAAFSTRSMKTPRLFTGSAARRIDRDLRASGYQPLVPPRDFLVDATHRLIDGQPADAAEWGVHLASRLNLHRQGQLGRR is encoded by the coding sequence GTGAACGAGAACGTCGCCCGTGCCCGGGTCGTGGTGCTCTACGAGTCCATGTTCGGCGCCACCCGGCGGATCGCCGAGGTCATCGCCGAACAGCTCCGCCCCTTCGCCGACGTCGTCGTGGTCGACGCCGTCGCGGCCGACCTCGCAGATGTGACGCGAGCCGACCTGCTCGTCGCGGGAGCACCTACGCACGTCTTCGGCCTCAGCTCCGAGACCACACGGCACGAGGCCCGGAACATCGCAGAACGGAGCAAGGGGGATCTCGTCCTCGAACACACAGACCCCACCCGGGGGCTCCGGGAACTCCTGCGCGCCCTGCCGTGGGCACCGAGACAGGCCCACGTCGCCGCGTTCTCGACCCGCAGCATGAAGACGCCTCGCCTGTTCACCGGCTCGGCCGCTCGGCGCATCGATCGCGACCTTCGCGCCTCCGGGTACCAGCCGCTCGTTCCTCCGCGCGACTTCCTCGTCGACGCCACGCACCGGTTGATCGACGGACAGCCCGCCGACGCAGCCGAGTGGGGAGTGCACCTCGCGAGCCGGCTCAACCTGCATCGTCAAGGTCAACTGGGACGACGATGA
- a CDS encoding BON domain-containing protein, which produces MTTSSVLSPTDRGLQQSVIDELDWTPGVHPATIGVAVIGGVVTLAGEVASLPEKIAAEKAALRMEGVRTVANDLTVRGTVEATAGDEEIARHVNEVLAWTTTLPTGAVTATVHDGAVVLTGTVDWDYQRRAARRAVQNVQFVRLVDNRIELARRVSARDAGERIRNALRRDALIDAHNITVAVSDTTVRLTGTVRSYEERREAERAAWNSPHVQHVDNQIVVDSRGLR; this is translated from the coding sequence ATGACCACTTCATCTGTCCTCAGCCCCACCGACCGCGGCCTCCAACAGTCCGTCATCGACGAACTCGACTGGACGCCCGGAGTCCACCCCGCGACCATCGGCGTCGCCGTCATCGGCGGTGTCGTCACCCTCGCGGGCGAGGTCGCTTCGCTCCCCGAGAAGATCGCGGCGGAGAAGGCCGCGCTCCGCATGGAAGGCGTGCGCACGGTGGCGAACGACCTCACCGTGCGCGGAACCGTCGAAGCGACAGCCGGCGACGAGGAGATCGCCCGCCACGTCAACGAGGTCCTGGCATGGACGACCACCCTGCCCACCGGCGCGGTCACCGCGACCGTCCACGACGGCGCCGTCGTCCTCACCGGCACCGTCGACTGGGACTATCAGCGCCGTGCCGCCCGCAGGGCCGTGCAGAACGTGCAGTTCGTCCGCCTCGTCGACAACCGCATCGAGCTCGCCCGACGGGTCTCGGCGCGAGATGCCGGTGAGCGCATCCGCAATGCGCTCCGCAGAGACGCGCTCATCGACGCCCACAACATCACCGTCGCCGTCAGTGACACCACCGTCCGCCTCACCGGCACCGTGCGCTCCTACGAGGAGCGGCGCGAAGCGGAGCGCGCAGCCTGGAACTCGCCCCACGTCCAGCACGTCGACAACCAGATCGTCGTCGACTCCCGAGGACTCCGATGA
- a CDS encoding universal stress protein has product MTTRTIVAVDEGPAGDAALDWAIRRAHWAKEPTLLVHVVEETTLVPGKVLSPDRIDRAHALLGTAAARVRDAVPGLDVRTEVITGDVVPSLTALTAPDVLLVAGENTHGSVRSSIGWPAAVRVAAHAAGPVAVIPADVTGERRGIVVGVDDTDECMRVADIAAVEALTTGQVLHVVHAWMAPSVWLDTFPLDDEFMASLAEPHQHLVDDVVGVLRGEHPSLDVVGHTVHGNPAQCLLDADPLPALVVVGTRGRSAFKRLFLGSVSRDLLLNLDAPAIVVPTARTTPAQVHAGAHTATTS; this is encoded by the coding sequence ATGACCACCCGCACGATCGTCGCCGTCGACGAGGGCCCCGCCGGGGATGCCGCTCTCGACTGGGCCATCCGCCGCGCCCATTGGGCGAAGGAACCGACACTCCTGGTCCACGTGGTCGAGGAGACCACCCTCGTGCCCGGCAAGGTCCTCAGCCCCGACCGCATCGACCGCGCCCACGCCCTTCTCGGCACGGCAGCCGCTCGCGTCAGGGATGCCGTGCCCGGGCTCGATGTCCGCACCGAGGTGATCACCGGAGACGTCGTGCCGTCGTTGACGGCGCTGACCGCCCCCGACGTCCTCCTCGTGGCTGGGGAGAACACGCACGGATCGGTCCGGTCGTCGATCGGCTGGCCGGCCGCGGTGCGCGTCGCCGCGCACGCGGCCGGACCGGTCGCCGTGATACCGGCTGACGTGACCGGGGAACGCCGTGGGATCGTGGTGGGCGTCGACGACACGGACGAGTGCATGCGCGTAGCCGACATCGCAGCAGTCGAGGCGCTCACGACCGGCCAGGTCCTGCACGTCGTTCACGCCTGGATGGCCCCCTCCGTGTGGCTCGACACCTTCCCGCTCGATGACGAGTTCATGGCCTCTCTCGCCGAGCCGCACCAGCACCTGGTCGACGATGTCGTCGGCGTTCTCCGAGGCGAGCACCCTTCACTCGACGTCGTCGGGCACACCGTCCACGGAAACCCTGCTCAGTGCCTGCTCGACGCCGACCCTCTTCCGGCTCTCGTGGTGGTCGGAACCCGCGGGCGGTCCGCATTCAAGCGGTTGTTCCTCGGCTCGGTCAGCCGCGACCTGCTCCTCAACCTGGATGCGCCCGCCATCGTCGTGCCCACCGCCCGCACGACCCCGGCGCAGGTGCACGCCGGCGCGCACACTGCGACGACGTCATGA
- a CDS encoding response regulator, with protein MIKVALVDDHEIVRRGVADLLEATPGVEVVAEAGTVAQGLARIIATKPDVALLDMRLPDGNGIDLCRELRSTLEGIRCVILTAYDDDDAVVAAVVAGASGYLLKDVRGPSLVDAVTAVAAGRSLLHPGATRRVSERVRSDSRDDPRFGALNIRERQILGLITDGLTNRQIGERLGLKEKTVKNYASNMLRKLGLERRTQAAVLGSEHRHEL; from the coding sequence ATGATCAAAGTGGCGCTGGTCGATGATCACGAGATCGTCAGGAGAGGAGTCGCCGATCTGCTCGAAGCGACCCCCGGTGTCGAGGTCGTCGCCGAAGCCGGAACCGTGGCCCAGGGACTGGCGCGCATCATCGCGACGAAGCCCGATGTCGCTCTCCTGGACATGCGGCTCCCCGACGGGAACGGGATCGACCTCTGCCGCGAGCTGAGGTCGACTCTCGAGGGCATCCGCTGCGTCATCCTGACCGCGTACGACGACGATGACGCCGTCGTCGCGGCGGTCGTCGCCGGTGCATCCGGCTACCTGCTGAAAGACGTGCGGGGTCCCAGTCTGGTCGACGCGGTCACGGCCGTCGCGGCCGGTCGCTCGCTGCTCCACCCTGGGGCGACTCGCAGGGTGTCGGAGCGGGTGCGGTCGGACTCGCGCGACGACCCGAGGTTCGGCGCGCTCAACATCCGCGAGCGTCAGATCCTGGGGCTGATCACCGATGGCCTGACCAACCGGCAGATCGGGGAGCGGCTGGGGCTGAAAGAGAAGACGGTGAAGAACTACGCCTCGAACATGCTGCGCAAACTGGGTCTCGAACGCCGCACCCAGGCCGCCGTGCTCGGCTCCGAGCACCGGCACGAGCTCTGA